One genomic region from Arthrobacter sp. FB24 encodes:
- a CDS encoding LLM class flavin-dependent oxidoreductase → MQIGVFSVSDITTDPTTGRTPTEHERIKASVAIAKKVEEIGMDVYAIGEHHNRPFFSSSPTTTLAYIAAQTERIILSTATTLITTNDPVKIAEDFAMLQHLADGRVDLVMGRGNTAPVYPWFGKNIQDGIELAIENYSLLRRLWDEDTVNWSGKHRTPLQNFTSTPRPLDGVAPFVWHGSIRTPQIAEVAAYYGDGFFANNIFWPKEHYQQLIGLYRERYEHYGHGKADQAIVGLGGQFFMRKNSQDAVKEFRPYFDNAPVYGHGPSLEDFTSQTPLTVGSPQEVIEKTLTFREYFGDYQRQLFLIDHAGLPLKTVLEQLDLFGEEVLPVLRREYAALTPAHVPEPPTHAGRVAARMAAQVQEDSLTKPTAQDA, encoded by the coding sequence ATGCAGATCGGCGTATTCAGCGTCAGTGACATCACCACTGATCCCACCACGGGGCGCACACCCACGGAACACGAGCGCATCAAAGCGTCAGTGGCGATTGCCAAGAAGGTCGAAGAGATCGGTATGGACGTCTACGCCATTGGCGAGCACCACAACCGCCCCTTCTTCTCCTCCTCCCCCACCACCACACTGGCCTACATCGCGGCGCAGACGGAACGAATCATCCTGTCCACCGCCACCACGCTGATCACCACCAATGACCCGGTGAAGATCGCCGAGGACTTCGCGATGCTGCAGCACCTGGCGGACGGCCGCGTGGACCTGGTGATGGGCCGCGGCAACACGGCCCCGGTCTACCCGTGGTTCGGCAAGAACATCCAGGACGGCATCGAACTGGCCATCGAGAACTACAGCCTGCTGCGCCGGCTCTGGGACGAGGACACCGTGAACTGGTCCGGCAAGCACCGCACGCCGCTGCAGAACTTCACCTCAACCCCGCGCCCGCTCGACGGCGTGGCCCCCTTCGTCTGGCATGGCTCCATCCGCACGCCGCAGATCGCCGAAGTGGCCGCCTACTACGGCGACGGCTTCTTCGCCAACAACATCTTCTGGCCCAAGGAGCACTACCAGCAGCTGATCGGTCTCTACCGCGAACGCTACGAGCACTACGGCCACGGCAAGGCAGACCAGGCCATCGTCGGCCTCGGCGGCCAGTTCTTCATGCGGAAGAACTCCCAGGACGCGGTCAAGGAGTTCCGCCCGTACTTCGATAACGCCCCGGTCTACGGCCACGGCCCCTCGCTGGAGGACTTCACCTCGCAGACCCCGCTGACGGTCGGCAGCCCGCAGGAAGTCATCGAAAAGACCCTCACCTTCCGCGAGTACTTCGGCGACTACCAGCGCCAGCTGTTCCTGATCGACCACGCCGGCCTGCCCCTGAAGACCGTGCTGGAGCAGCTGGACCTGTTCGGCGAGGAGGTCCTGCCGGTACTGCGCAGGGAGTATGCCGCCCTCACCCCCGCCCACGTCCCGGAACCGCCCACCCATGCCGGCCGGGTGGCAGCCCGGATGGCTGCCCAGGTGCAGGAGGACTCACTCACCAAGCCCACGGCACAGGACGCGTGA